The window tttattgctGTTTGGAATTCAGCTCTTGAATTACAAACTTTTTTTCCCTTATAGACCTTACTGTGGTGAATTTGTGGATGATGACCCTCAAAGGAGGCTTTCTTCTACAGCCAAAACTGCCTAATGGCGAGTGCCCACCTGGATTTATTGGTTTCACTGTTAACATGATTTATATGGATTACATGAATTTGTTGTATGTATCCGATGTCTATGGCCTCAGAGAGACTTATATTTACAGCCTCTTTTCTCGCCTGCAAGTTTACAAAAGTAGGGAGGAGATGCTACTTGCTCTTCCACTTATAAGTGATGGAGTAATTTCACTGGATGGAGGGATGATTACGCCTAATGGTTTCGTTTCCTTGAGGAACCGGTAAGTGTTTTTGCTTTCATTAATGATATGAAATTGTCTTCCAATCGGATCTAATAGTGAATTTCATTGTTTTACAACATCTCCTTTTGTGGTATTTCAGAATTTGCTTTCTACATGTAGGTAGTTTAAATGCACTAAGAAAGAAATGTCTTTCTGAATCCTCATAGATTGTAGAATTATGTCTGTGCTACAATTCGATTATAATAGGCCACATATAGGGTTCATAGCATTAGCCTCTGACCTTCCAAATTCAGCTCATGATATTTGGTGCATGGATTTTTCTTCCCCCAATTTTTGTACAACTATcatacaaaagaaaagaaatatgtATTTTGTCTAGAATGGTCGATTCAAAGGATGAGCCTTAGTGCAATGGtaaatgttgttgttgttgtgtgaccgagaggtcacgggttcaagTCTTAGGAGCGCCTCTTaccaaaaaaattggcaggggaaggcttgcccccagtagaCCCTTGTGATGGGATCCCTCTCTGTGTAACCTTCCAATCTTTCTTAATAAAGTATCATCtttgcattaaaaaaaaaatgagttgaGGAACATTTTATTTCCACTATATATTAATAACATAGAAAATATTAGACCGTTTGAAAAAAATTTGTAATAAACTTATATTTAGCGGATTTAATTTTTAGCATTTTACTTCATTTTTGTAATTTCGttaataatatagtaaatatatatcttagaaataattgatattttaaaaaataaataataataattgatatTAGCAAGGTCTGAAGCTAAAATTAAATACTagacaaacttgttctttctaaatTGTTATTACGTAGAGCCAATATTGTtcttgtttgaaaacgttaaagttaaATTTGTACCACTTCATAAGTGAAGGCTAAATCCATAATTTTTATCCCagtttttaatattccaaacGGCAAATGAATTTTTCAAGCCAAATTCAAAGGACAGGCTCTATATGCAATCTTAATagcttataattttatttaaaaaaagaaagctAAAAGTCTAAGCATTGCTAGAAAATTCCTTGGGAttcaaatttttcataaaacatGATCAGAGTCTGATCCGGCCTTATATTATATGTAAATAATTAGGACTTtctataaaactaaaattaaaaaagggCTAGAGATTTATTAAAGACAAAAAGTATGATTAggtccctgatctttcattttttagtttattaagctgttgatcttttatttagatacattatgtcactgatcttttatttttggtctcattaagcccttgatgatCAAATTAGTAAGCTGTGAATATATAATTCTGCTAAAAAACATTATTAACTTCATATGTATTTAAAATtagttaaaaaattattttttacagtttgaattataGCCACATTGCACATCCAAAACTGTTTTCAAACAGTAAAAACATACAAATTCTGAATGTAGCTGCAATGAATAATAGTCTGTTAactgaattttatattaaaaattacgCTTTTTAGTTATGAAGGGTTTAATGagacccaaaataaaaaatcgggagcttaatgtatctaaataaaaatttaatagcttaataaaccaaaaaatgaaagatgtgGAACCTAATCATGTTTTTTTTGCCTTTATTGAACCAAAAATATACTAGTAGAAACCATATCACATttgattaaaaagaaaaaggaaaaaaaagaagacaTCACAAAAAAGACAAATTACCCAAACAACCCCTTCGTTGCTTAGCTATTCTGTTTATATGCTTTTACCATATCCGCCCTACGAACGGAGATGGAATATAAACAATTCGATTAGAATCAGCAGCGCTGAACTCAAGCTTTATGAATTTTTAGGTTCCAATTGAGTCTCTCCGCCATCAATTTCAGGTAAAACTTCTTGTCTCTTTGCGCTGTTTTTTcttcaaattttcaattagcTATTCATTTACTGCTGGATACGATGAATCTCGGTTTATACTAAGATTTAATTTGTTGAACTTGAATCATTTatttccgaaacatgtataacaattaaggttttaaattcATTATGCTGATAGTTGTATTTAATTTGTCTGAGCATATCTTCACAAACAATCATGAAAAGTGGAAGGATTTCTCTGACCACAAACTCTAATGCAAAGAGAGATAGAACAATGATAGGGGAAGTTAGCCTTAACCGAGTCACTCAACCTTCATTTTCTTATCTTCCCAAGGATATTGTGGTAACTATCATACTTAGATTGTCCATTAAGACGATTTTTATATTCAAATCTGTGTGCAAAACATGGTATGATATAGTTTCAGACCCCGAATTTGCAAAGGTCCATTTTGATCAAAGTGAGGTGTATCCTCTGATTCGAACCTCATTGTGTAGACAAGGGTCGAAAATGGTGTATCTTGTGCAGCCAGATAAGGATGATTTTGAGCTCAAGCTTGGGATGTGTGATCATTACTTTTTTAAGCGTGGATGTGTTTGTAATGTTGAGGTTAAAATTGGCACCAAATTTGAAATCCCAGAGAAATATAGTCGATATGGAGCCACTAATTCATGCAATGGGTTACTTTGCTTGTTGAATAAATATGATAAATGGCTATGCCCAATTGTTTGCAATCCAATTATGGGTGAGTTTATTAACCTTCCAACAGCTAAGATTGAATTGAGCTCGTCTAGTATATGTTATGGGTTCGGTTTTAGTCCCACCACTAACCAATATACGGTGATTAGAATGTTTCAACATGACACCCATGTTTCCAATAAGGCTGAAGTCCATATTCTTGGTACAAAAACATGGAAAGAGATAGACATTTTCAACCAGTCAATTCCCAAGTCATTCACAACTTATTTGAACGGGTTTATTTATTGGTCTTCTAATTTACAATCATTATCTATATTTAGTTTTGATGTTGGGGAGGAACGTTTTGGGTCGGTGCCATCACCAGCAATTAACGATCCTTATGCACACGACAGTGTTGGGGTATTAGGAGAAGAACTCTGCATAACTACAGTTCTTGAGTATGGTGCTATTCATGTTTGGACAATGAAAGATAACAGTACCGATAAGGGGTGGTCTAAAGTTTTCAACCAATTAAGTACTTGGATGATGGGGCACTGCTGATGTTTTTCTCTTCTACAGAAGCTTTAGTATACATGGATCCAATAAAACATCGATTTAAATATTTGAATGTCCATAGCATGTCCAAAGTTGAAGGAATTGCTTATATTCCAAGCTTTGTTTCACTCAAACATATTCTATCAGGACAGAATGCGAAGGTGCATAAAGTCAAGTCGAGGTAATTTTGACTTTGCTGATTATGAcaagaacatttttttttttgtgaaaaataaagaattatatGCTATATGAATTTGGATGTtgcatatttttatctttttttgaCCATTCAATTACTTTCTTGACTAGGTGTGCGAAGTTGAAGCTGC of the Euphorbia lathyris chromosome 7, ddEupLath1.1, whole genome shotgun sequence genome contains:
- the LOC136200815 gene encoding protein DEFECTIVE IN MERISTEM SILENCING 3-like isoform X2, with amino-acid sequence MMTLKGGFLLQPKLPNGECPPGFIGFTVNMIYMDYMNLLYVSDVYGLRETYIYSLFSRLQVYKSREEMLLALPLISDGVISLDGGMITPNGFVSLRNRFQLSLSAINFSFDVGEERFGSVPSPAINDPYAHDSVGVLGEELCITTVLEYGAIHVWTMKDNSTDKGWSKVFNQLSTWMMGHC
- the LOC136200815 gene encoding uncharacterized protein isoform X3, encoding MAKKQQENFFQHVSASADFLSTGNNKMDILAPIAECCRRKASHDEDNKRFLFSRLQVYKSREEMLLALPLISDGVISLDGGMITPNGFVSLRNRFQLSLSAINFSFDVGEERFGSVPSPAINDPYAHDSVGVLGEELCITTVLEYGAIHVWTMKDNSTDKGWSKVFNQLSTWMMGHC
- the LOC136200815 gene encoding putative F-box protein At3g16210 isoform X1, giving the protein MKSGRISLTTNSNAKRDRTMIGEVSLNRVTQPSFSYLPKDIVVTIILRLSIKTIFIFKSVCKTWYDIVSDPEFAKVHFDQSEVYPLIRTSLCRQGSKMVYLVQPDKDDFELKLGMCDHYFFKRGCVCNVEVKIGTKFEIPEKYSRYGATNSCNGLLCLLNKYDKWLCPIVCNPIMGEFINLPTAKIELSSSSICYGFGFSPTTNQYTVIRMFQHDTHVSNKAEVHILGTKTWKEIDIFNQSIPKSFTTYLNGFIYWSSNLQSLSIFSFDVGEERFGSVPSPAINDPYAHDSVGVLGEELCITTVLEYGAIHVWTMKDNSTDKGWSKVFNQLSTWMMGHC